The Leptospira levettii genome has a segment encoding these proteins:
- a CDS encoding lipid A deacylase LpxR family protein produces the protein MKTIKILLPIFIYILLVDLSYAQSKQNKKQSLIKPVVEPPIEVERTTPNNPDQYQLRLIMENDAFGGFSDRYYTNGSRLEFHMSAGESNPTRRVFSYWNDLFITPNEKTRYLQGFAVGQEFYTPTNIKKADVSYGDRPYSSRGYFTNSLTTFTEDTSITTELELGMIGPSVGGKSAQINFHNFIGSPTPQGWDTQIPDSYSVALKTDIRKFYHRFFGTQYNVNLGNIQTDVSFGLIFRFGNVDKTPGPGSSALQPGSPILHEDGKGYWYFYVNPGGTLQAYNATIQGQMGSDKAYKSQNRSSAFSNWDSFLNNPTPDVGEKELQYRMLSEDNGKNTLQRYILFNEFLVNGTTNPYNIGLNYLIFNNIFNGAEEIERTTRLFLLSNLSAQWDQIPTNARALAIYSIFRPEGGKLPPIVRYYSYEVLSQFILDPKQRETLLQLLREEAEYRDNKTYIADLKRAVGFIRAGFVSVSNAGFLFGLHYNYQTIDFQAAKGLPQQHQWVGFQLGKVF, from the coding sequence ATGAAAACAATAAAGATTCTCCTACCAATCTTCATATACATTTTGTTAGTTGATTTGTCATATGCACAATCAAAACAAAATAAAAAACAATCTTTGATCAAACCAGTTGTTGAACCACCTATCGAAGTAGAAAGGACTACACCAAACAATCCTGATCAGTACCAACTTCGTTTGATCATGGAAAATGATGCATTTGGTGGTTTTTCAGATCGATACTACACAAATGGATCTAGATTAGAATTTCATATGAGTGCGGGGGAATCGAATCCTACGAGAAGAGTATTCAGTTATTGGAATGATTTATTTATCACACCAAACGAAAAAACAAGATACCTTCAAGGATTTGCAGTAGGACAGGAATTTTATACACCTACAAACATCAAAAAGGCGGATGTATCCTACGGAGATAGGCCATATTCCAGTAGAGGTTATTTTACAAATTCATTAACAACTTTTACTGAAGATACAAGTATCACCACAGAACTTGAATTAGGTATGATAGGACCATCCGTTGGTGGGAAATCAGCACAAATTAATTTTCATAACTTCATAGGTTCCCCTACTCCACAAGGTTGGGACACACAAATACCAGATTCGTATTCTGTTGCTTTAAAGACTGACATCAGAAAATTTTACCATCGATTTTTTGGAACACAGTACAATGTAAATTTAGGAAATATCCAAACAGACGTATCTTTTGGACTTATTTTTCGTTTCGGTAATGTGGATAAAACACCAGGGCCAGGTAGTTCCGCACTCCAACCAGGGTCTCCCATCCTCCACGAAGATGGAAAAGGGTATTGGTATTTTTATGTGAATCCAGGTGGCACCTTACAAGCATATAATGCAACAATCCAAGGGCAAATGGGTTCAGATAAAGCTTATAAATCTCAAAACAGAAGTTCGGCGTTTAGTAATTGGGATAGTTTTTTAAACAATCCAACTCCTGATGTGGGGGAAAAAGAATTACAATATAGAATGTTATCGGAAGATAATGGTAAGAATACTTTACAACGTTATATCTTGTTTAATGAATTTTTGGTCAATGGCACCACAAATCCTTATAATATAGGATTAAATTATTTAATTTTTAACAATATTTTTAATGGTGCTGAGGAAATTGAACGTACAACTCGTCTGTTTTTATTATCAAATTTATCGGCACAATGGGACCAAATTCCAACAAATGCAAGAGCATTGGCCATTTATTCGATCTTTAGACCTGAAGGAGGAAAACTCCCTCCTATTGTTCGATACTATTCCTATGAAGTTCTCTCTCAATTCATTTTGGATCCGAAACAAAGAGAAACACTATTACAGTTGTTACGTGAAGAAGCTGAGTATAGAGACAACAAAACCTATATTGCTGACTTAAAACGTGCTGTTGGATTTATCCGTGCAGGATTTGTTTCGGTTTCCAATGCAGGATTTTTATTTGGCCTTCATTACAATTACCAAACCATTGATTTCCAAGCAGCAAAAGGATTACCCCAACAACACCAATGGGTTGGTTTCCAACTCGGGAAGGTCTTTTAA
- a CDS encoding DUF3817 domain-containing protein, translated as MITLVKTKLGRFRILAFLEGVSFLTILLVTMPLKYLYQNPEPNKVVGLVHGLLFLLYLVELFQVKVELNWKMKKTILAAIASVVPFGTFWAEKYLYLKPDDDQNNQN; from the coding sequence ATGATCACTCTAGTGAAAACCAAATTAGGTAGGTTCCGAATCTTGGCATTTTTGGAAGGAGTTTCCTTTTTAACCATTCTATTGGTAACAATGCCTCTTAAGTATCTCTACCAGAACCCAGAACCAAATAAAGTGGTGGGACTTGTGCATGGTCTCTTGTTTCTTTTATACCTAGTTGAATTATTCCAAGTGAAAGTAGAACTGAATTGGAAAATGAAAAAAACTATTCTCGCAGCAATTGCATCTGTAGTTCCATTTGGAACGTTTTGGGCCGAAAAATATTTATACTTAAAACCAGACGATGACCAAAACAATCAAAACTAA